The genomic region ACAGCAGATGTTTCTACCTGAATTAACACAAAGTTAATCTGTTTAAaacaatttctttattttttttaatgatttaatgtaTGCATGTAAATAGAATATTTATGGAAAATTACATGCTTGTAATGTCTATCTTGTTGTGTAGATTACATATGCTACATTGTTATTGAACGTCCAGTAGACTAGTTGGTCAGTAAACATATTGAAAAAGGTGTATTCATTTGATGATCTGTGTGTTTCTCTATTTCTCCAGGTGATGTATTTCTCCTCTGTGTTCCCTTACGCGGTGCTGTTCTGTTTTCTCATCAGAGGCCTCATGCTGGACGGAGCGATAGATGGCATCAAATATATGTTTTATCCTAAGGTGACCCGCTACTCCAGTAATAGGCATATCAGATGCAATAATGCTATTGAAGTGATTGTGCTTTATTATTCTGTGTTTGATTAGCTGGAGATTTGGGGGGAGGTGCAGGTGTGGCGTCAGGCTGCCACTCAGGTCTTCTTTGCTCTGGGTCTGGGTTACGGCTCTGTGATCGCATATTCGTCCTACAACCCTATTCATAACAACTGCCACCGTGACGCCATCATGGTCTCTGGCATCAACTTCATGACCTCAGTGCTGGCCTCTCTGGTTGTCTTTGTGGTCCTTGGTTTTAGAGCCAAGAACATCGCTCTGGATTGTGTCGCAACGTAAGTGAgaatatgttatttttttcttctttaattgGTCGTCCTGATTTTAGCAAGTGGATCATGTCCTGAAATCAATATTTTGATATCACATTAGATAAGCAGCacctatgtttttatttttaatttactttagcCAGCTTTTTATTGTAATGTTGCTGTTCCTTTACAATGGCAATAAAGATTCtatactattctattctattctattctatgttAAAGAATAGTGATGATAATGTTTGCTTTACAGATGAGTTATATCAAAGATTAGCTGTATTCAGTTTCTGTCTATAATTGTATTTATGGGATTGTCTTTAAAAGATCTGCAAGACCCATTACTGTCAGAAGTTTGTGGTATTACATGTGCTGATGGGTAATTAATCACAGCTTATAACATTcataataaatattgcatttacatGATCattttgtgtggtgtgtgtatatttatatgtataaacaAATCAGCACatctatgtatatatgtacacgtgtatagaaaatgttttattaaatatttctaacaaaattacatgtaaatattaacactttaatatttcacgtatgcattttatttgcataatatatgtacatgtattatttaatatgtacATATAGACTTATTTTGTTTGCAATTAGTCAAGATTCATCTTTAAACAGCACTAATTggataatttttaattaataaattcaacgtttttattttaatacataaatgTTATATGTTAATGTTATAATCCTTCTGAAATTAGCATAATGATGTTGATTTGGTCCTCAAGAAACAGTGcttattaatataaatgttgaAAAGAGcgctttattatatattttttaattttcataattatttgATGTATACTATAGAAAGATATAAGAAATAGACATCTTTTGCAACCTAATAAATGTCTTTACAGTTAATTTTAAGTTTCTTCCTGAAAAaagtatttctttattttttaaatctactgaCTCTAAACTTTTAAACAGTGCTATGAATTACAAGTCAATATGATAAGTCCCCCATATATAATGAGTCCttctattttttatcatttttgttcCCCTTGAATATACATAATGCAAGAGTTTTTCTCTCTTATCAAAAATATTTCTATTACTTAGTCATTTTTTAACATCAGATGTAATATCAGTGTTAATATCGCTCTGCAGGAATGTGGCCAGAATGGCAGAAATGGCACAGACCGGCTCATCTCAGCATTGGCAGCCATTATTCAACATGTCCGACCCTAGATCAGTGGCTCTTCAGGACTACAGGCAATGGTACAGCAGCTACGGAAGCCTGCTAGGACCTAATATCACCGACTGTGACCTGGAGAGAGAAATGAGCAAGGTAGAGTTCACACTTCCCGGCCACTTCATTAGTTCAAGTCTCTTAAATCTTCCTtctcagcagatcatcttgaccatgtccacatacctaaatgtgattggttgatttttttatttttaggttgaTATTTGCATTAAAGAATTAGTTCCAGAATAAATTATTTCTTGGTAATTTATAAgctaatctgccagtggggtaagtaaagtaagtgtggtttatttataaactaatttcgagaggagcacatgttcatgattgaacatggctggtccagtattagttaatatatgatCTACCAATCAGTCAATTCCTATCTCACCAtaatgctgcagtcacactagagtttgtgcgtgggaatttctgttgtacggcgctgcgaaaaggtgCGGGATTAACCAAGATGCTTAGACATTAAAAatagcgagcgattggtccatgtttttaatttttgtcgagagaggtcatgttttgatcttcaattggtctcacgcagtcaagtgatgcgatttcgcaggacagagttcaccaagcttgaacttttcaacACAGCGAACGGTGAAACTTATCGCACAACCTTGCGTTTTCGGTTTGACGCATtggtgtgtgtatgaatggaagtgtatggggagaaaagtgcagtgtgaccgcagcttaaataaCCAGAATTTCTTacctcttccacccctactcctccttccaTTCTAGAcagggtggcccagtggttagcactgttgcctcactgcaagaacgtcactggtttaagtccttaccaagccagcagatgtttctgtgcggagtctCCTCATGCTTATGTAGGTTTCCCTCGGGTTCTCCTAGTttcacagaccaaagacatgcaacaTGGGTGACTCGAACAAACCAAATTGCAACTATAGACAAGCTCTAGTTAGCAGTATATTATCACAGTAATTCATACCTTGTTACTTATAACAGGGAAGTTCTTGAGATCCACCCAAGCTCAAACAACCCTATCACCcttcaaacaggagggagccccaggctcaaggatgttttgagctcggggctctctcccgggacagcatgccaaacacactttattatcaGTCATTACTTaagggtgaactcttgaatcttctttttgctttgaaataagattattttacttacttttATATTAAACATCTCTTAATTTgggcttattatttctgaaaacaaaacattattttacctTATCTAGAAATGATTCTTGATTTTAGGAATTttaagatatttagactagaaatcagacaaaactaagtaagaaaatcttattttttgCATTGCATTACAACTATTAAAAAGGTGCCAAACACTGTTTTTCCATGTTGACTGGCCTGGAatggtaaatgtattatttttgtaacACTTTGAACTAGATCCAGATTTACTAAAGAATAAATACTACAATAAAATTGGCCTCAAATCACTTCGCTGCTTCcagctgtatttataaatgtatttacagaaATTTATTACATTcagataattattattaaaatataagtacaatgtaaaaacatgtatccACATAAGCGCATAGTtccaaattattcatttaaaatgtaaatacatagtaattaagtcaattgaaaaagaaaattgaGTAGGGGGCGAGGCTTTCTTATTACGCATCATTGActaatagcaaactaatggtaagaggggcgttgttaagaatattgtggctgaagccatcaaactttTTCttccagtggattaacttgcatagATTATTTGTTCAgagtaacaacaaataaaaaagacattttgatttcacacagactttaaagtgGGTCCCTAATTAAACAAGCAATTAAATAggaatacctaataaagtggcctttaGTGTATATCTCACCATCATAATCATATTATTCCTGCTTGTtcaagtccatccatccatcctgtttGCCTTTCTCTCAGGGAGTGGAGGGAACTGGTTTGGCGTTTATAGCGTTTACTGAAGCGATGGCCTTGTTTCCTGCAAGTCCGTTTTGGTCGACGCTGTTCTTCCTCATGCTGCTGAATTTGGGCCTGTCCACCATGTTTGGCACCATGCAGGGGATTCTGACCCCGCTCATGGACAACTTCCGAGTACTGGGACGCCACAAGACCATGCTGACGGGTACACACAAATAGACACGTTAACACCGAAGGACTTTGTGTTCTAGCTATAAATGTCACATAATGTGTTTAATCCGCAGTGTGTAGCTGTATTCTGGGCTTCTTCATTGGTCTGCTCTTCACTCAGAGGAGTGGCAACTATTTTGTGACCATGTTCGATGATTATTCTGCCACGCTGCCACTGATCATCGTTGTCATTTTTGAGACCATCAGCGTGGCATGGATTTACGGTGCAGATCGGTGAGGAATCTTTGTTTTATATGCTGATTATACATGAGTTAGAGGGATAGTggacccaaaatgaaaatttgtcatcatttgctcaccctttacttgttcaacagaagaaagaaacacaggTTTCTAACATCTAATAATATCAGGGTTCTTACTCTTTcctgaacagcagattcaaggactttttaacgCCCCATTCATTTCAAAACAAGCATCTTTCTTAATTCCCTGGCATATGTAGTGTCATGAAAGTGCTTACTGTACTTAACGTTTAATTTACACTTAATATTTTTGAACAGTTTTTGAACTTgtctttaataactttaataaaatgtgtcgaatttaatactgttaatatgcaaatgtggtttctgaaatattgataattGTGCTTTATTTGTCATAGTTGTTGTGCAAAacttaaatgtaagatttttaaattaagaatttattattttttagttctgTTATTGACAGCGGCACAGTATTGCTGAAATATAATTTCAACATTCAAGTACTTtcaatatggagccagatcagactcaaaaataatacatttacaaattaaaattcatacatccacaacacattcacatttacaaaatccaatttgtaaattaaaacaagattcaaaaatatgcaaatccaatttgtaaattcaaagcacgattaaaaaatatgcaaatctaatacgcaaattcaaaacactattcgTAAAGGCAcaaaattcaattcgtaaatttgaaaatatgattcataaatacacaaatagacttcgtaaattcaaaacacgattcaaaaatacacaaatccaattcaaaaattcaaaacacgattcaaaaatacacaaatccaattcgtaaagtcTAAAAACGATTCacatttacttttgaatttacgaaatgtatttacaaattgtattttgtaaGTGTGacttgtgctgtgcatgtatgaatttttattttgtaaatgtattacttttgagactgatctggctccatactttCAAGACGAGTTTGAATTCTGTCATATATTCGGTAAAATGTTGTAACTggaaatcattgacttccatagtatttttttttcttcagagcaGGCACATTGATGTCAAAAggacatcaaactgacatctaacACTGCCGTTCgaaaaataattgatttttaacaggtttttgacatcaaggtagtttgcATGAGATACAAAATCATATGTAAATTTGTAAGTTTTTAGATGAATAAAACGTTTCTTAGATTATGAaactttttgtgtcattattttgccAATTATCAGTGTGTGGATTTCAGGTTTTGACGTCAACTGAATTAGCTATTCCATAAAACTGAACGTAAAAATGACGTAAAAAATGctatgttaataaaggcttttaaaataattttttcacttttttagaGCGCCTTGGACTTGTAATTTCATTGTTTATCGttatgaatcccttacccaaaaaGCACCGACATTTTAATTACCtctgaagcactttttgtttgattttaaagcTTTGAAACCATTTAGGGAATTTACATTAAAATCTTTTAGTGAACAATTCCTTTATATAGTATCGTTTGCTTGATCTGCTCATAGTTTTTGCTCTTCTTTAGGTTCTTGGATGATGTAGAGGTGATGCTACACTGGCGCCCTCCGGTGGTTTACCGTTATTTGTGGAAGTACGTGTGTCTGCTCGGCATGGTGGGTCTGCTGGCTGCTAGTCTTCTCCGCATGGTCTTCAAACGACCCACGTACACCGCCTGGAACCACACCACGGTATTAGACATATTCAAATAACCTGGAACAATATGAACTATAACtacaattattgttaaataaaatgaaacaatatgaataatataaactataactacaattattgttaaataaaatggaacaatatgaataatatgaactataactacaattattgttaaataaaatgaaacaatatgAATATGAACTATAACtacaattattgttaaataaaaaggaacaatatgaataatatgaactataactacaattattgttaaataaaatgaaacaatatgAATATGAACTATAACtacaattattgttaaataaaatggaacaatatgaataatataaactataactacaattattgttaaataaaatggaaCAATATGAATATGAACTATAACtacaattattgttaaataaaatggaacaatatgaataatatgaactataactacaattattgttaaataaaatggaaCAATATGAATATGAACTATAACtacaattattgttaaataaaatgaaacaatatgaataatatgaactataactacaattattgttaaataaaatggaaCAATATGAATATGAACTATAACtacaattattgttaaataaaatggaacaatatgaataatatgaactataactacaattattgttaaataaaatgaaacaatatgaataatatgaactataactacaattattgttaaataaaatggaacaatatgaataatatgaactataactacaattattgttaaataaaatgaaacaatatgaataatatgaactataactacaattattgttaaataaaataaaacaatatgaataatataaactataactacaattattgttaaataaaatggaacaatatgaataatataaactataactacaattattgttaaataaaatggaacaatatgaataatatgaactataactacaattattgttaaataaaatggaacaatataaataatatgaactataactacaattattgttaaataaaataaaacaatatgaataatatgaactataactacaattattgttaaataaaatgaaacaatatgAATATGAACTATAACtacaattattgttaaataaaatggaacaatataaataatatgaactataactacaattattgttaaataaaatggaacaatataaataatatgaactataactacaattattgttaaataaaatggaacaatataaataatatgaactataactacaattattgttaaataaaatggaacaatataaataatatgaactataactacaattattgttaaataaaatgaaacaatatgaataatatgaactataactacaattattgttaaataaaatggaacaatatgaataatatgaaccataactacaaatattaaataaaactgattaatATGATCTATAACTACAACTATTGGTAAATAAAATTATGACTTAGGATAAATTTAAAtagataattcactcaaaaataaaaatctgatcacaattattttctaatataatatatatgaaaaagtAAGAGACCAGTGAATTCGCCATTATCCGAATTTAAGTTTTACAGTTACAtttgaagaaaaaacattagATCTTGTTTGAAATTTAAActctttttcaaaacatttcccaagtactgtttaatggagagattttttttcaacacttgttaattgtaatagttttaatcaGGGTGCGAATTGTACtttttttggtaatgttagtttgtatAATGCATACTGAAGTGAATcagtatttatttcaattaacatctaatttattaataaaatgtatttaagttttcagtgttttgtggcaTATTTAGTGTGTTCTGTATCCTCTGATTTCCGAGGTTACATTAGGtcaaacaatacaaaatataatttgattttactttttcaattcaattcaaaaacGTTTAGGCTGTATctagaaacaaacacctattttacaagaaaacagTCTTGCAAACACTTGCGTTGTCTATCGTTGCTCCTGATCTGCTGGTTTCAgacttttaaatgaatgttttctcgCATATAGATTGATTGACGctttcacaatggtatgaaccgttataggggtggacaaatgtatatttatattaccagttcatttaattattaacattattatttaaaatacagatcagactgaactatttctcagtattaaaggaCTGACCCCCCATGCAGCTTGTTTTGACATGCTTCAAGGGGGATCAAACATTAATTAGGGGGTCAATCCTCTTCAAACCACCCTGGAATTTGCACCCTGGTTTTATTAACTAAATTATTtcgtctttgtcatgatgacagtacataattttactagttattttgcagaaatactagtattcagcttagagCAATTTATAGGCTTAATCAACTAGATTAATTAagctaactaggcaagttagtacattacacacacacactcttatgtTAAGCCCAAAATGTTGTtaaaatatatagacattaattgaaataaaatgtttggtCTTGTTCAGAACTCCACTGACTTTCACTGTATTTATAAAAGcatatttccacagtatttcattACTGCATTTCTTACTCTGTCAGGGCTCTGAAGCCAGTCTGGAGTATCCCGGATGGGCTCTGGTGGTGCTCTCCATGCTGATCATCGTGGCATCTCTCCCAGTGCCCATTGGCTACCTTCTGTCCTTCCTCCGAGGCGGACTGAACCTTCCAGTGGAGGAGGGAGAGATCCAGCCTCCGAGAGAACGATACTCCAAATGCAGTTCAGCCGAGCCGGAGCCAAACCACCATCACTGCCCGCTGGACCAAGAGCGAAATCGGCCCCACTCCGCCTTCTTGACACTGGCTCCCGAACACTACAGCCTGCTCTCGCAACAGGAGGATGGAGAGGAAGAGGAAGACACCGGGGTTTAGGGAAATACTGAAGATTCAATATTTATTGATCAGCATTTGGAGCTGTTTGATGGAGAGGAGGGAGGCGGACTCCATTTATTCTCATTATGCTAATGAACATTCGTAAAAAACATGTGTCAACTGTGCGGCCCTATTTAAGAGGGACACTTTATGCAAGCGCAACactcattagcccctttcacacagtgaattGCAATCAAATTACttgattttatcatttttttaaggtaatttggtttttaaaaacagctaaattctGGAAAATCATTGGTAATGTTACAATTTTCATTCCATAAAATTGGCGGAAAATATTTtccagtattttttattattgttttttagagGGTCTGTTTACACATGATCTCCTGATGTTAATTTACCAATAATTTTCCAGAAATGTGCATATGTGTGAAAGGAGCTAATGAATTGCTTTGTCATTTGTGTGTTTTAAGTAAAGCCCTACACCAAAAGTGCCTTTTAATGAGTATAAACATTTCAGTCTAGAGATGTAACGATTCACTGCGAGCCAGTTGAAAATGATGCTAGAAAAACATGGATATGCTGATCtttctttaaaactaaaataatccaAGCTAAGAAAAAGCGCAGACAAaatattagttaattaaataaagatgcaaaattttatttgtttaatttttttattatttaaaaaaaacattttaatttgaccaaattaagttaaatttgaCAAGGAAATGTACAGCATTTGAGAAATAATAAAAGGGCACTAGGTCATTTCTAAATtgcttaaaacaaaatcaaatcatgGGATCAGAATCGCGAAATGTGAGTTGAGTGAATCGTGACATCTGTATGTAAATGTTATGTGAGGTTACAGATTTTCAAGCCTGATCTTATGGTCAATGCATTGGCAAATTAGTGGCTAATACATACTAATTGGtcacattaaaatgtataatttttttcaagAAAGTCTGTCTCTAAACATAACTGTTATTGGGGGTGTGACATCCAGTTGGCTTTTCCAAAGAACAAGATGTTACCTTTCTGAGCTATTAGAGTGATTATAGCTGGCTAGAtgtgtaagaaaatatcagattaGCAGAATTACTAGaatactaatattttaaaatcttactTTTTCCCCATAAGAAAATTACATTTAGAggttaacatttttatttgaggATCACTCTGTTTGCCATTTATTATTAAGTTggttgaaatataaaaaatagatcTTTCATATTAATAGTAGAGTTGTTTAAAGTTCTGACATGAATTAAGTATGTTACGTTTGTAGTGTTCAGtgacaaaatgtatatttttagaaaAGCCAAAGCCTTTTTAACTATTGTAATATCAAATGTTTTTCACTCTCTGACCATACAAGATGTGTAGGAAGATTTGTTTAGTAGAGCATTAACAACGATTTATAGCTGGAACTGTGACCTTTGATACTTTGATTCTGAAAGTACTGGTATCTGTTGACCAGCATTTTTAAGGACCACAGTTTCTGCTAGATGTTCTTTTAACAAATGAAAGTCACCTCCATCTTTGATAGCCTGAAGATGAGTAAAGAAACTATTACTAAACGATCACGTTAACGCTACAacacatcatttattcatccactcCAAATACTACAGATTCTATgcttttacagttaaagtcagatttattagcccccctgtttatttttctccccaatttctgtttaacggagagaagatttcttcaacacatttctaaacataatagttgtaataactcatttctaataactgatttattttatctttgccatgatgacagtaaataatatttgacttgatatttttaagacatttctatatagcttaaagggacatttaaaggcttaactaggttaattaggttaactaggcaggttagggtaattaggcaagttattgtataatgttggtttgttctgtagactatcgaaaaaatatatagcttaaaggggctactaattttgaatttaaaatgatgtttagaaaattaaaaactgcttttcttctagccgaaataaaacaaataagactttctccagaagaaaaaatattatcagacatactgtgaaaatttccttgctctgttaaacatcatttgggaaatatttaaaaaagaaaaaaaattctaaggggggctaataattctgacttcaactgtattttgtttttctttttaaattattgttattttcacCCCACAGTTTAACTGGTCTAACACCACAGAAGtattaaaaatagattaataGTCCTTATGCTGTTTGCCACCATGCTGCTTAAGTCAATTAcactgaatgtgtttttttttatggtgAGACGTGCCTTTTTGAAATGGTTTTCTATTGGCAGTGAGCATTTTGCATGCTGTTTATGCAGCCCGGATAGCTTGCATTCTAACTGAATCACATTAAAACTGAGCGCTCTGTGCACATttagttgaaaaaagtcaacacTATGTGTAAAAAGAGCCCGAGATGTCATGCGCTCCAGCACCAAGACTGATACAGTGGTTGCTGGTTGCTAAGCAACTTAAAAGTGCAGCGCACTGCTCTTTTCTAAAGTCGACTAAAAGGCAATGCAGTGTGCCTCGCTGAAAAGCACATTCTGTGTGATCGACACCAAAGGAGGCATGGATGAACACTAAATTGGAAGACAAATCTGGTCAAACATGCCGCATTTTAAAACATGGCTCATATTGCAATTTAAGCCACAACCTTACAATGCCAAACTGTGACTGCACCAGGAGAGAAAGCTTAACGTTcatattagggatgcactgataggATATTATTTGGGCCGAGACTTAGACCTACTACCTAAGACCTACTACCTTAGACCTACCTAAATGTTCACCCGATACTGATTTATTTTGCTTGAAGTACtacacaataaaagtgtttttttctccATTCAATTTATTTCACTGAATATGGAGTGAATCCATTTAACATTTAACTGTCCAACTTTTTAAGAAGCACaagatacaaaaaaaatatgacaatatgACAATCTTCAAAGTGTTTTAGCTATTTAATAATTCTTTTGACgacattaacttttatttaacacaTAATAGAACGTATCTATTTAATAAGCTGAACAAATAAAGCCAGTGCTGTTGCTATAGGTCAGTTACACATTTTGTTGCTCCAAAAAAATATTGACTCGCAGTCAAGTTTCATTTATTGTCCAAGACGTTTTATCCCAAATCAACCAGTTTTGTGCCATCACTTAAACTGTCCACACCAGCTGCTTTACCGATGCACATCTGACATTTTGTAcatataatatttagttttttgctgttgaatttttcaaaaaacttttttattattatctttattccaGGGAGTTTAAAATTAATCCAAaaatcggtgcatccctagttcaTTTAGTGCATGGAATGCCGTTGCCTTACTGAAATCAGAACAATGCAGAACCGTTTAAATGACTGCTACACTGATGCTCAGGTCAACTCGTACAGttctgtgaacacacacacagaagcagcttCACTTCGTGGTCCTTGAATAGTTTGGGAGCGATTTTGGTCCGTTTCGTGCTGACCAGAAAGATTTTAGTCTATATTTTAGACTGATCCACAAGAGAGGTTTTAGTCGTTAGACTGAAAATGAAAGCTtcttttatgctgttgttcatgCTTGGATTTGTGTAAATACAGTACAGTTGGGGGGTGTCTGCATGCTCACTTCCCTTTGAAGTATTCTCTTGGTTCATTCACTTCTGTTGTAATATACATTAATTTAACATTGTATGCAGTATAGTTTGGATATATacgagtgagtgtgtgtctgtgtgtgtgtgtgtgtgtgtgtgtgttaaaacaaAGATTTTGTAATTACTATTGCAATTTTGTGCTAACCTAAGCATTGCTGTATATCTAGTCTGCGCCAAATAAAAAGATATTCCCCCCTTTATTAATGTTGATAATATTGTCCTTTGttatactttcattcattcattttcctttggcttagtccctttaattatcaggggtcgccacagcggaatgaaccgccaactcatccagcatatgttttacacagcggatgcccatccagctgcaacccagtactggcaaacatccatacactctcattcacatacatacactatggacaatttagtttattcaattcacctattgaccTTGaccggaagtgcgctcgtttttgcgattgttttagaacttcagaaaatggtcaaactacttgctctacaaacaagtgtttgcatgactgtacaaacaaaatagaataatataattagaaaacatcagtttgcagcatcaagcagcaaaacgagctgtttttagtgtctaaaaatgaatggaagtgaatgagaccggaagtctcaagacaaacagattcaaatggctgcgcctgctcatacatggagaataaggtgaatagcacaagtctttggactgtgggggaaactgaactATAAT from Danio aesculapii chromosome 3, fDanAes4.1, whole genome shotgun sequence harbors:
- the slc6a16a gene encoding sodium-dependent neutral amino acid transporter B(0)AT2, whose product is MEKPPLPSDENGSVLAESRSDMTLVSADDEGSAGADGQEDDRPAWDSKLQYVLAQVGFSVGLGNVWRFPYLCHQNGGGAFMLLYVMLLLIIGVPLFFMELAAGQSIRQGSIGVWKHISPRLAGIGYSSCMVCFFVALYYNVIIAWSLFYMGNSFQYPLPWEQCPVDMISNQTVKECAASSPTSYFWFRKALDISDSIDQSGEFNPIMTGCLLAAWAIVCLAMIKGIKSSAKVMYFSSVFPYAVLFCFLIRGLMLDGAIDGIKYMFYPKLEIWGEVQVWRQAATQVFFALGLGYGSVIAYSSYNPIHNNCHRDAIMVSGINFMTSVLASLVVFVVLGFRAKNIALDCVATNVARMAEMAQTGSSQHWQPLFNMSDPRSVALQDYRQWYSSYGSLLGPNITDCDLEREMSKGVEGTGLAFIAFTEAMALFPASPFWSTLFFLMLLNLGLSTMFGTMQGILTPLMDNFRVLGRHKTMLTVCSCILGFFIGLLFTQRSGNYFVTMFDDYSATLPLIIVVIFETISVAWIYGADRFLDDVEVMLHWRPPVVYRYLWKYVCLLGMVGLLAASLLRMVFKRPTYTAWNHTTGSEASLEYPGWALVVLSMLIIVASLPVPIGYLLSFLRGGLNLPVEEGEIQPPRERYSKCSSAEPEPNHHHCPLDQERNRPHSAFLTLAPEHYSLLSQQEDGEEEEDTGV